Genomic DNA from Microbacterium neungamense:
ACATTCGCGGTGGCCCCGACCGGCCCCCTCATGGCGAACGAGGACGTGGTGGCCGCCCCGGTGCGCTTCACGGGTCACCGAGATGGGCGAGAGCTGGACCAGCCCGGGGTAGATCTTCTCACTGTCCGGGACGGCCGGATCGTCGAGGTCCGGCTCTTCTCCTCAGACGGCCCCGCCGAGGACCAGTTCTGGGGGAAGGCGTAAGACGACGGCCAGGTTGCTCAGCAACCTGGCCGTCGTCGTTGCGGCATGTGCGCGACATACCGATCAGCGACCATCAGGAAGGTTGACATGAACTCCAAGCAGTACGCCCCAGAGCATCGTGAAGTCCTCATCGTAGGCGCCGGCTTCAGCGGCCTGGCCAATCTCCACCTGCTGCGCCGTGCAGGGATCGACG
This window encodes:
- a CDS encoding nuclear transport factor 2 family protein, which translates into the protein MTATPPVETVETYFTHLAQGNVEQAMAVLDPDVAWHQPGDNRFSGVHRGPDAIRALIGGMMEATGGTFAVAPTGPLMANEDVVAAPVRFTGHRDGRELDQPGVDLLTVRDGRIVEVRLFSSDGPAEDQFWGKA